CTTTGAAGCCCTTCACCGCGCCGCCCAGATCGGTGCCGATGTTGCGCAGCTTTTTCGTGCCGAACACGAGCGCCACGATCAGCAACACGATCAGCCAATGCCAAATGCTCAACGAACCCATGACTACTCTCCTTAACCCCGACGCCGCCCAGCGGACGGCAAAACACTTGCGCCTTGCGGCGTGACTCGAAGCGTTGACGCTTCATCGATACGTTACCGCGTGCCGTTCCGATGCAACGCGCCACGCGATAAAAACCTGCGGCAGCTATTGTGACCGGCCCACCGCGTCGCCGTTATTACAGCGCTGTAAAAATCGCCGATGCTTCAGTGCGCCTGTGCAGCCCGAACAACGGCCCGCAAACGCACCGGCTGCATCAGCCCATGCGCTGCCACGGACGCGGCCCGGCGAGAATATGCGCGTGCAGGTGATATACCTCCTGCCCGCCGCCCGGCCCGGTATTAATGACCGTGCGAAAACCCGTTTCGCCACCGGTGTACGCCACGCCCAA
The sequence above is a segment of the Paraburkholderia sp. D15 genome. Coding sequences within it:
- the tatA gene encoding Sec-independent protein translocase subunit TatA is translated as MGSLSIWHWLIVLLIVALVFGTKKLRNIGTDLGGAVKGFKEGMKEAETPAGDAQQRELPRNGAVDVEAKEKAPRSNDYR